The Candidatus Omnitrophota bacterium genomic interval CCCAGGACATATTTTCTTCTATAAATTTTCTGCCCTCTATGGAGAGCCTTTTTAATAGCTGCTTCTCTTTTAACAGTTTCTCTATGATTAAGGGATATTCTCTTAAATCGTCCTCAATGATTAATAAGTCTTTTCTTTGAAAGCCTTTTGCCCCTTGACTTGTGGTTATAACAGGAATTCCGGCGTTTAGGTAATTCAAAATTTTTATCCTCATGCCGGAGCCAGAAAGCACAGGGGCCAATCCAAAAGTTGATCTGTTAAAATTTCTATAGAGGTTAGCTTGCTTGCCCTTGATGATAAAGTTTTTCTCTTCGAGCTTCTCTTTCTCGACGCTCGCAATGTCACCAATGATATAGAATTTAAACCCCTGTTTTTTTAAACAAGGATAAATAATTTTCTTAATTAATTTTAGAGCCTTCAAATTTACGCTAAAATAAAGATTGCCCAAAAACACAATTTTTCTTGACAATGGATCAAAGCAGTTTTCTGGAAATTCAGCAATATTTGCCCCGCTTGGAATAATAGCTATCTCACTTTCACTAACTCTCAAGTTTTTGCTCAATTTCCGATCTTCGTTGCTTAGAGCAATGACTTTATCAAAATATTTCCCAAAAGTATTTTGAAGGTAGCTTATACCACTCAGAGTAAATTGCGATGCCCCTATGGCCTTCGCAAATTCATAGTCTTCGTAATGCGCTTCAAAAACTAGATGTCTGTTCAGTCTATATGAAAGCTGTATTCCCAGCTCTACTATCAATTCAAGAACTGGAAATTGCAAAATATCTACATTTTCTGCCTTTAGGATGCCCTCCAGAAAATCAACATTTCTAAATAAATCTGGGTGAA includes:
- a CDS encoding glycosyltransferase; the protein is MAKSVGVPPAEFLMLKKTKKVAIFVGGEFIPSFSGAANRFHYLSQALHNCTETDMLVILCDRGWSDIKQIRKEKFKTYLVHPDLFRNVDFLEGILKAENVDILQFPVLELIVELGIQLSYRLNRHLVFEAHYEDYEFAKAIGASQFTLSGISYLQNTFGKYFDKVIALSNEDRKLSKNLRVSESEIAIIPSGANIAEFPENCFDPLSRKIVFLGNLYFSVNLKALKLIKKIIYPCLKKQGFKFYIIGDIASVEKEKLEEKNFIIKGKQANLYRNFNRSTFGLAPVLSGSGMRIKILNYLNAGIPVITTSQGAKGFQRKDLLIIEDDLREYPLIIEKLLKEKQLLKRLSIEGRKFIEENMSWEVIAKKVAREYDVLLSQDVKPKEDIIDEVLRIKFGDPPWIKEVIEGKRFKRNKPYVGVGRYLKIN